A single genomic interval of Helianthus annuus cultivar XRQ/B chromosome 13, HanXRQr2.0-SUNRISE, whole genome shotgun sequence harbors:
- the LOC118485777 gene encoding uncharacterized protein LOC118485777, which translates to MSSSGISDCRLIYEEQAYDTTYLGNLYDSHLTMLTDEQRTVFEEIMAAVNSKTFLWKTLSAAIRSRGQIVLNVASSGIASLLLDGGRTAHSRFSIPLNLTEDSVCHIKPESDLAKLLHETKLIIWDEAPMVHKHAFEALDRTMNDVFNIDTSLNSEIRFGGKVIVFGGDFRQILPVVPNGGRQEIVNASLCSSYLWSKCKLLRLTRNMRLTVGRSTADVDEINSFGKWLLDLGEGNVGGPNDGEATIEIPRDLLITDPSDPIGSLIDFVYPSILENVDAHNYFSDRAILAPKNEVVHEINDRLLAMFPGEEKEYLSSDSLCPSEDVNSTQQRLYSPDVLNGLKIPGLPNHRLVLKVGVPVMLLRNIDQRNGLCNGTRLQVKKLHNRVIEAEIISGSNIGTCTYIPRLNLIPSDKKIPFSFQRRQFPLAVCFAMTINKSQSQSLSRVGLYLKQPVFSHGQLYVALSRVKTRNGVKILILDNNGKPTDKTTNVVYKEIFNDL; encoded by the exons ATGTCGTCTTCAGGTATTTCCGATTGTCGTTTGATATACGAGGAGCAGGCATATGATACAACATACCTTGGAAATCTGTATGATAGTCATTTGACAATGTTAACTGATGAACAACGCACTGTTTTTGAAGAGATTATGGCAGCAGTAAACA GTAAAACTTTTCTATGGAAAACATTGTCCGCTGCAATTAGATCAAGAGGTCAAATCGTGTTAAATGTGGCTTCCAGTGGAATTGCATCGTTGTTGTTAGATGGTGGCAGGACTGCACATTCCAGGTTTAGCATACCGTTGAATCTTACTGAAGATTCCGTATGCCATATAAAACCAGAAAGTGATTTGGCTAAATTACTTCACGAGACTAAATTGATAATTTGGGATGAAGCACCTATGGTTCACAAACATGCATTTGAAGCGCTCGACAGAACAATGAATGACGTTTTCAACATTGACACATCTCTAAATTCTGAAATCCGCTTTGGAGGTAAAGTTATTGTTTTTGGAGGGGATTTTAGACAAATATTACCTGTTGTTCCAAATGGTGGCAGACAAGAGATTGTTAATGCCTCCTTATGTTCGTCTTATTTGTGGAGTAAATGTAAATTGCTAAGACTAACTAGAAACATGAGGTTAACGGTTGGAAGATCTACGGCTGATGTTGATGAAATAAATAGTTTTGGCAAATGGCTTTTGGATTTGGGTGAGGGTAACGTTGGTggtccaaatgatggagaagcaACTATTGAAATACCACGAGATCTTTTGATTACTGATCCATCTGATCCAATTGGAAGTTTAATTGATTTTGTTTATCCATCAATCTTGGAAAACGTAGACGCCCATAACTATTTTAGTGACCGGGCCATACTTGCACCTAAAAATGAAGTTGTTCATGAGATTAATGACAGGTTGCTAGCAATGTTTCCTGGTGAAGAAAAAGAGTATCTTAGTTCTGACAGTCTTTGTCCGTCTGAAGATGTAAATTCTACACAACAAAGACTTTACTCTCCAGATGTGCTCAATGGTCTTAAAATACCTGGCCTACCTAATCATAGGTTAGTCCTTAAAGTTGGTGTTCCAGTCATGTTATTAAGAAATATTGATCAACGGAATGGATTGTGCAATGGTACAAGGCTACAAGTAAAGAAGCTGCACAACCGTGTAATAGAAGCAGAGATAATATCTGGTTCAAATATTGGTACTTGCACATATATCCCTCGATTAAACTTGATACCTTCTGATAAAAAGATTCCTTTCTCTTTTCAAAGAAGACAATTTCCACTGGCCGTATGTTTTGCAATGACCATCaacaaaagtcaaagtcaatcTCTTTCAAGAGTAGGTTTGTACCTCAAACAACCAGTCTTCTCTCATGGTCAGTTGTATGTTGCCTTATCAAGGgtgaaaacaagaaatggtgtgaAGATACTCATACTTGACAACAATGGAAAACCTACGGATAAAACAACTAATGTGGTGTATAAAGAGATATTCAACGATTTATGA
- the LOC118485778 gene encoding uncharacterized protein LOC118485778 — MSKRKNEFSSESYNKGKENISNGVPAILNTNASTNITTGHTNVRRGRRPLSTITNVVVPTVTQDQARHSRKIRKVLLDNKRSKLDGCPSNVDHTIVITTDSIPSPSIPTVTQKLSALSADNSRFREVNLENTTSPLRNSISYSNRSIHRSPDIEATPIVITNRTASFMGTSNLSCVTNNGTPPADATPGRIASNITSFSGTSGILQNSSFERLSSGKRKLIGRPRITSPIPIIDFTTEQIVVQDPLKGVSKDYLDHGDQCVTCEVCNAKLWNAEKGKGRKKDGKVCYFICCSYGIVELPDYKDARGSYRILFTNNGDESKHFLKNIRRYNFMFAFTSMGGKVDSMVNRGNGPFCFRISGENYHTIGSLMPINGAQPKFCQLYIYDTENEISNRQSIFRGSDGASSFSSANVDIKLIEHIKDVLDNDNELVKTYRRVRDSFQDNPNVNVKLRIIGAREKDGRTYNLPTAGEIAALIVGDIENVVDNRDIIVETRTGELKRISELHPSYLALQYPILFPYGDDGYRIDIPHRGVVDVVNKTRPKCTMREFFAYRIQDRINLFSLILNSKRLFQQFLVDAYTMIESERLRYIRYQQKDLRSDTYESLCNLRSKGQDDISKAGKRIFLPSSFTGGARYMMQNYLDAMALCKCFGYPDYFITITCNPKWPEVQRFLKDTNLSPEDRPDILSRLFKIKLDSICKDLKKNHLLGKASAGNVNKIIQLLVIIKANTLFYFSVVVYTIEFQKRGLPHAHLCLFMEPEFKLPTVDHVDSFISAEIPNREEDPELFILVKEYMIHGPCGNARLSSPCMVDMKCSKGFPKKFQDHTTLYSNGFPLYRRRNNGSSVVKNKIELDNRSVVPYNKKILKRYQAHINVEWCNQAASIKYLFKYINKGPDRATIAVARGDSQPEEQPQDEIKEYYDCRYISACEASWRIFANEVHYRRPSVMRLPFHLPGQQPVVFGPDEDINSVLNKPSVKSSMFLSWMERNKDPNDLLARTLTYVQFPIFYVWKLDKRVWEPRKGKKSIGRIHSVSPTLGEAYFLRILLNKVRGPTSFDDIKTVNGKVYDTYRDACYALGLLDDDSEYVEAIKEANLTGSASYIRNLFSTMLLSGSLSRPEVVWETSWRYMADDFVYRLAKYHRVTDEFVFFLIS, encoded by the exons TCTGAATCTTACAACAAAGGAAAAGAAAACATTTCTAACG GTGTTCCAGCCATCTTAAATACGAATGCATCTACAAATATTACAACTGGTCATACAAATG TTCGTAGAGGTAGAAGGCCATTATCGACAATTACTAATG TTGTTGTTCCCACTGTAACACAAGATCAGGCAAGACATAGTCGAAAAATTAGGAAAGTATTATTGGAtaacaaaagatcaaaattaGATGGATGTCCATCAAATGTTGACCATACAATTGTCATAACAACTGATTCGATACCCTCTCCTTCTATTCCGACCGTTACCCAAAAATTATCTGCTTTATCTGCAG ATAACAGCCGCTTTAGGGAAGTAAATTTGGAGAATACAACATCTCCTCTGAGAAATAGTATATCATATTCCAATAGGAGTATACATCGCTCTCCTGATATAGAAGCAACTCCAATTGTCATTACTAATCGTACTGCATCATTCATGGGAACAA gcAATTTAAGTTGTGTTACGAACAACGGTACACCACCAGCAGACGCTACTCCCGGTCGTATTGCTAGCAACATTACGTCATTTAGTGGCACCTCCGGTATTCTTCAAAATTCTTCTTTTGAAAGGTTGTCATCCGGTAAACGTAAGTTAATTGGTAGGCCACGAATTACTTCTCCAATACCAATTATTGACTTTACCACAGAACAAATTGTGGTTCAAGATCCcttgaaaggtgtttcaaaag ATTATTTGGACCATGGTGACCAATGCGTTACTTGTGAAGTATGTAATGCAAAGTTGTGGAATGCAGaaaaaggaaaaggaagaaaaaaggATGGAAAAGTTTGTTATTTCATTTGTTGTTCTTATGGCATAGTAGAGCTTCCAGATTACAAAGATGCAAGAGGAAGTTATCGGATTCTGTTTACTAACAATGGTGATGAAAGCAAGCACTTTTTGAAAAATATTCGCCGTTACAATTTTATGTTTGCATTTACTTCAATGGGTGGTAAGGTTGATTCGATGGTTAACAGAGGCAATGGTCCTTTTTGCTTTAGAATTAGCGGCGAGAATTATCATACAATTGGAAGTCTTATGCCAATCAACGGAGCTCAACCAAAATTTTGCCAACTATACATATATGATACTGAAAACGAAATTTCAAACAGGCAATCGATATTTAG GGGTTCAGATGGTGCGTCTTCTTTTTCATCGGCAAATGTTGATATTAAATTGATCGAACATATAAAGGATGTACTAGACAATGACAACGAGTTGGTCAAAACTTATAGAAGAGTTAGGGATTCCTTCCAAGACAACCCTAATGTAAATGTGAAGCTTCGAATAATTGGAGCAAGAGAAAAAGATGGTCGCACGTATAACTTACCAACGGCTGGTGAGATCGCTGCTCTTATTGTTGGTGATATCGAAAATGTGGTTGACAATAGAGATATTATAGTTGAGACTCGAACAGGTGAACTAAAAAGAATTAGTGAGTTGCATCCATCATATCTTGCACTACAATATCCGATTCTGTTTCCGTACGGAGATGATGGCTACAGAATTGATATCCCTCATAGAGGTGTTGTTGATGTTGTTAATAAAACACGTCCAAAGTGTACTATGAGAGAGTTCTTTGCCTATCGTATCCAGGATCGTATAAATCTGTTTTCATTGATCCTTAATTCTAAGAGGCTTTTCCAGCAGTTCCTGGTTGACGCATATACTATGATAGAGAGCGAGAGACTTAGGTACATACGATATCAACAAAAAGATCTAAGGTCCGACACATATGAAAGTCTCTGTAATTTACGAAGTAAAGGTCAAGATGATATATCTAAAGCTGGAAAACGCATTTTTTTGCCGTCTTCTTTTACTGGTGGAGCACgatatatgatgcaaaactaTTTAGACGCTATGGCTCTGTGTAAGTGCTTTGGTTATCCAGATTATTTTATTACCATAACATGCAATCCAAAATGGCCAGAAGTTCAACGGTTTCTCAAAGACACCAATCTTAGTCCGGAAGATAGGCCTGATATCCTGTCTAGACTCTTCAAAATAAAACTCGATTCTATCTGCAAAGATTTAAAAAAGAATCATCTATTAGGCAAAGCGTCAGCCGGTAATGTTAACAAAATAATTCAATTATTAGTCATCATCAAAGCTaacactttgttttatttttctgtaGTTGTTTACACTATCGAGTTCCAAAAACGTGGTTTGCCTCATGCACATTTATGCTTATTCATGGAACCTGAATTCAAATTACCTACTGTGGACCATGTTGATTCATTTATATCTGCTGAAATTCCAAACAGAGAAGAAGATCCAGAATTATTCATCCTGGTGAAAGAGTATATGATACATGGTCCATGTGGTAATGCTAGGTTGAGCTCTCCATGTATGGTAGATATGAAGTGTTCAAAAGGCTTTCCAAAAAAGTTTCAAGATCATACAACACTTTATTCAAATGGGTTTCCATTATACAGAAGGAGAAACAATGGTTCTTCTGTTGTGAAAAATAAAATTGAGCTTGATAACAGGAGTGTGGTTCCTTATAACAAAAAAATATTGAAAAGATATCAAGCTCATATCAACGTTGAATGGTGCAATCAAGCCGCGTCTATAAAATATCTTTTTAAATACATCAATAAAGGTCCTGATCGAGCCACTATAGCTGTTGCGCGTGGTGATAGTCAACCGGAAGAGCAACCACAAGACGAGATCAAAGAGTATTACGATTGCCGCTATATATCAGCTTGCGAAGCATCTTGGAGGATATTTGCTAATGAGGTACATTATAGAAGACCTTCTGTTATGAGGCTTCCATTCCATTTACCTGGCCAACAACCTGTTGTTTTCGGCCCTGACGAGGATATTAACTCCGTTCTAAACAAACCTTCAGTTAAATCTTCAATGTTTCTATCATGGATGGAACGTAATAAAGACCCAAATGACCTGTTGGCACGTACACTTACATACGTTCAGTTCCCTATTTTTTATGTATGGAAGCTTGACAAGCGAGTATGGGAACCAAGAAAAGGGAAAAAATCAATTGGCAGGATTCATTCCGTATCTCCAACTTTAGGTGAAGCGTATTTCTTGAGAATTCTTCTTAACAAGGTTAGAGGACCAACATCGTTTGACGACATTAAAACAGTTAATGGTAAAGTTTACGATACATACAGAGATGCTTGCTACGCACTTGGCCTTTTAGATGATGATTCAGAATATGTAGAGGCAATAAAAGAAGCAAATTTAACTGGAAGCGCTTCATACATTCGCAATTTATTTTCTACGATGTTGTTATCCGGTAGTCTTTCTAGACCTGAGGTTGTTTGGGAAACTTCGTGGAGATACATGGCGGACGATTTTGTTTACAGATTAGCAAAATACCATCGAGTGACAG ATGAATTTGTTTTCTTTCTTATTTCGTAG